A window from Dama dama isolate Ldn47 chromosome 11, ASM3311817v1, whole genome shotgun sequence encodes these proteins:
- the LOC133064514 gene encoding olfactory receptor 1J1-like translates to MTMENQSSVSEFLLLGLPIWPEQQGVFFALFLGVYLITVVGNLLIILLIRLDSRLHTPMYFFLSHLALTDITFSSVTVPKMLMIMQTKHKSIPYAGCLTQTYFFILLADLDSFLITSMAYDRYVAICHPLHYTTIMSQTICVTLVLGSWVIACACALWHTLLLARLSFCARNTIPYFFCDLAALLKLSCSDTSLNQLVIFTAGLTVIMLPFVCILVSYGHIGATILWVPSAKGICKALSTCGSHLSVVTLYYGAIIGVYFLPSSNSTNDSNIIASVMYTVVTPMLNPFIYSLRNKDMKRALRKLLSKRTYSSN, encoded by the coding sequence ATGACCATGGAGAACCAGAGCAGTGTGTCCGAGTTCCTTCTCCTGGGGCTCCCCATCTGGCCAGAGCAGCAGGGCGTGTTCTTCGCCTTGTTCCTGGGTGTGTACCTGATCACGGTGGTGGGGAACCTGCTCATCATTCTGCTCATCAGACTGGACTCtcgcctccacacccccatgtacttcttcctcagccACTTGGCCCTCACTGATATTACTTTCTCATCTGTCACTGTCCCTAAAATGCTTATGATCATGCAGACTAAGCACAAATCCATCCCCTATGCAGGGTGCCTTACACAGACATATTTTTTCATACTCCTTGCTGATCTGGACAGCTTCCTGATCACTTCGATGGCCTATGACAGgtatgtggccatctgccaccctCTGCATTATACCACCATCATGAGCCAGACTATCTGTGTCACACTGGTGCTTGGATCCTGGGTCATTGCTTGTGCTTGTGCTCTTTGGCACACCCTTCTCCTAGCCCGGCTATCGTTCTGTGCTCGCAACACTATCCCCTACTTCTTCTGTGATCTTGCTGCCCTGCTCAAATTGTCCTGCTCAGACACTTCCCTCAACCAGCTGGTAATCTTCACTGCAGGGTTAACAGTCATTATGCTTCCATTTGTATGCATCCTGGTTTCTTATGGCCATATTGGGGCCACCATCCTCTGGGTACCCTCTGCCAAGGGCATCTGCAAAGCCTTGTCCACATGTGGCTCTCATCTCTCAGTAGTGACTCTCTACTATGGGGCAATTATTGGTGTATATTTTCTTCCATCATCCAACAGCACCAATGACAGTAACATAATTGCTTCAGTGATGTACACGGTAGTCACTCCCATGTTGAATCCCTTTATTTATAGcctgagaaataaagacatgAAACGGGCCTTGAGAAAACTCTTGAGCAAGAGAACATATTCTTCCAACTGA
- the LOC133065269 gene encoding olfactory receptor 1J21-like, translated as MGRENQSHLSEFLLLGLPIRPEQQGVFFALFLGMYLTTVLSNLLILLVIRLDPHLHTPIYFFLCHLAFTDITFSSVTTPKMLMNMQTQSQSISYAGCISQVYFFLMLGCLDSFLLTSMAYDRYVAICHPLHYITIMSQSLCFLLVIVSWILSSVSAILHTLLLARLSFCGDNLLPHFFCDLATLLKLSTSDTTVNELFILTVGVVVITLPFACILVSYGCIGATILRVPSTKGLYKALSTCGSHLSVVALYYGTIIGLYFFPLSNYSNDKDVIMAILYTLITPMLNPFIYSLRNKDMKGALGNILSRGTFS; from the coding sequence ATGGGGAGGGAAAATCAGAGCCACTTGTCTGAgttcctcctcctggggctccCCATCCGGCCAGAGCAGCAGGGTGTGTTCTTTGCCCTGTTCCTGGGCATGTACCTGACCACAGTGCTGAGCAACCTGCTCATCCTCCTGGTCATCAGGCTGGACCctcacctccacacccccatatACTTCTTCCTCTGCCACTTGGCCTTCACTGATATCACTTTTTCATCAGTCACAACTCCAAAGATGCTCATGAATATGCAGACACAGAGTCAATCCATCTCGTATGCTGGGTGCATTTCTCAGGTGTATTTCTTCTTAATGCTTGGGTGTCTTGACAGCTTTCTTCTCACCTCAATGGCCTACGACCGGTACGTGGCCATCTGTCACCCCCTCCACTATATCACAATTATGAGTCAGAGCCTGTGTTTCCTGTTAGTAATTGTGTCCTGGATCCTATCCTCTGTTAGTGCCATCTTACACACCCTCCTCCTGGCCCGTCTCTCTTTCTGTGGAGACAACCTTCTCCCTCACTTCTTCTGTGACCTTGCCACTTTACTTAAACTGTCCACCTCAGATACCACAGTCAATGAGCTGTTTATCCTCACTGTGGGAGTGGTGGTCATTACCCTGCCATTTGCATGCATACTGGTCTCTTATGGTTGCATTGGGGCCACCATCCTTAGGGTCCCCTCCACCAAGGGACTCTACAAAGCCTTGTCTACATGTGGGTCCCACCTCTCTGTGGTGGCTCTGTACTATGGAACAATTATTGGACTGTACTTTTTTCCCTTATCTAATTACTCCAATGACAAGGATGTTATTATGGCCATATTGTACACTCTGATCACTCCCATGCTAAATCCTTTTATCTACAGTCTGAGAAATAAGGATATGAAAGGCGCTCTGGGAAATATACTTAGTAGAGGAACATTTTCATAA
- the LOC133064512 gene encoding olfactory receptor 1J4-like: protein MRRENQSSISEFLLLGFPIRPEQQGIFFALFLAVYLTTVLGNLLIVLLIRLDPHLHTPMYFFLSHLALTDISFSSVTVPKMLMNMQTQHQSISYVGCVTQTYFFLFFTDLDDFLLTSMAYDRYVAICHPLHYSTTLGQGLCILLVTVSWILSCASALCHTLLLTQVSFCADHTIPHFFCDLDALLKLSCSDTSLNELAIFTVGVAVIVLPLVCILISYGRIGATILKVPSTKGICKALSTCGSHLSVVFLFYGTIIGLYTLPSSSTSNDKNVIASVMYTVVTPMLNPFIYSLRNRDMKRALRRLSRREIFFSK from the coding sequence ATGAGGAGGGAGAACCAGAGCAGCATTTCTGAATTCCTTCTCCTGGGGTTCCCCATCCGGCCAGAGCAGCAGGGTATATTCTTCGCCCTGTTCCTGGCGGTGTACCTGACTACAGTGTTGGGCAACCTGCTCATCGTCCTGCTCATCAGGCTGGACCctcacctccacacccccatgtacttcttcctcagccACTTGGCCCTCACTGACATCTCCTTCTCATCTGTCACCGTCCCTAAGATGCTCATGAACATGCAGACTCAGCATCAATCCATCTCCTATGTAGGGTGTGTAACACAGacatatttcttcctcttttttactGATCTGGATGATTTCCTGCTCACCTCAATGGCCTATGATAGGtacgtggccatctgccaccCTCTCCACTACTCCACCACCTTGGGACAGGGACTGTGCATATTACTAGTAACTGTGTCCTGGATTCTCTCCTGTGCCAGCGCCCTATGTCACaccctcctcctgacccaggtGTCCTTTTGTGCTGACCACACTATCCCCCATTTCTTCTGTGACCTTGATGCCCTGCTGAAGCTCTCCTGCTCAGACACATCCCTCAATGAGCTGGCCATTTTCACAGTAGGAGTGGCCGTCATTGTCCTCCCACTAGTATGCATCCTGATCTCTTATGGCCGCATCGGGGCCACCATCCTGAAGGTCCCTTCCACCAAGGGGATCTGCAAAGCATTGTCCACATGTGGCTCCCACCTCTCTGTGGTTTTCCTATTTTATGGAACAATTATTGGACTTTATACTTTACCCTCATCCAGCACCTCTAATGACAAGAACGTAATAGCTTCAGTGATGTACACAGTGGTCACACCCATGCTGAACCCTTTCATCTACAGTCTGAGGAACAGAGATATGAAGAGGGCTCTCAGGAGACTTTCCAGGAGGGAGATCTTCTTCTCTAAGTAG
- the LOC133065271 gene encoding olfactory receptor 1J4-like — translation MRRENQSSVSEFLLLGLPIWPEQQGAFFALFLGMYLTTVLGNLLIILLIRLDPHLHTPMYFFLSHLALTDISFSSVTVPKMLINMHTRDQSIPYAGCVTQMYFFIFFGCVDNLLLAVMAYDRYVAICHPLHYTIIMRGNLCISLVAVSWIFSCSSAMSHTLSLVRLSFCADNTIPHFFCDLAALLKLSCSDTSLNELVIFTVGALGIIIPLTGILVSYVPIGASILRVPSTKGIYKALSTCGSHLSVVFLFYGTIMVLYIFPPSNNSNDKDIIASVMYTVVTPMLNPFIYSLRNRDMKGALGRLSRWEIFFSK, via the coding sequence ATGAGGAGGGAGAACCAGAGCAGCGTGTCCGAgttcctcctcctggggctccCCATCTGGCCAGAGCAGCAGGGTGCGTTCTTTGCCCTGTTCCTGGGCATGTACCTGACCACGGTGCTGGGCAACCTGCTCATCATCCTGCTCATCAGGCTGGACCCTCACCTCCACACCcctatgtacttcttcctcagccACTTGGCCCTCACTGACATCTCCTTTTCATCTGTCACCGTCCCTAAGATGCTGATAAACATGCACACTCGGGATCAATCGATCCCCTATGCAGGGTGTGTAACACAgatgtattttttcatattttttggttGTGTTGATAATCTCCTTCTtgcagtgatggcctatgacaGGTACGTGGCCATCTGTCACCCTCTCCACTACACCATCATCATGCGAGGAAACCTGTGCATTTCACTGGTGGCTGTGTCCTGGATCTTCTCCTGTAGCAGTGCAATGTCCCACACGCTCAGCCTGGTGCGGCTGTCCTTCTGTGCTGATAACACAATCCCTCATTTCTTTTGTGATCTTGCTGCCCTGCTTAAGCTCTCCTGCTCAGACACCTCCCTCAATGAGTTGGTCATCTTCACTGTGGGGGCACTGGGAATCATCATACCACTCACTGGCATCCTAGTGTCTTATGTCCCCATCGGGGCCTCCATCCTGAGAGTCCCCTCAACCAAAGGGATTTACAAAGCCTTGTCCACCTGCGGCTCCCACCTCTCTGTGGTTTTCCTATTCTACGGGACAATTATGGTTCTGTACATTTTCCCACCATCAAACAACTCCAATGACAAAGACATAATTGCTTCAGTGATGTACACAGTGGTCACGCCTATGCTGAACCCTTTCATCTACAGTCTGAGGAACAGGGACATGAAGGGGGCTCTTGGGAGACTTTCCAGGTGGGAGATCTTCTTCTCTAAGTAA